Proteins from one Nomia melanderi isolate GNS246 chromosome 3, iyNomMela1, whole genome shotgun sequence genomic window:
- the LOC116429169 gene encoding venom acid phosphatase Acph-1: MNIVWILTIIGCLVYLQPCCADLKLVQALFRHGNRMPTKGAAIYPKDPYINETYYPEGHGGLSNVGKMSAYKLGQFFRARYDEFLGPIYSKDIIWFRADEIDRIVMTGELVAAGLYPPYKEQIWNDHLNWQPIPVWAPPMSTDYLYNGMFCANFKKWRDEVETTDGRLLKFEQDHTEIYKYLSEHTGANITQRNTFNLRQILYAQRDIGLELPEWTESVFPNGKLDELAVQDILIRTRTTKLKQLTGGIWILEFLKHVDDYLNQNDKRKAFMYAGHELNIASILVTLKNFDDEIPSYSSSLMFELHENDNQHYVQILYRNNGKLRALNIPGCSTAMCPLETFKNFVAPVLPQNPAELCGSAEKSVLGVKQQSNY; this comes from the exons ATGAATATTGTGTGGATTTTAACAATCATCGGTTGCTTGGTTTACCTTCAACCGTGCTGCGCCGACCTTAAACTTGTGCAAGCGCTGTTTAGGCATGGGAACAGAATGCCTACGAAAGGAGCAGCAATATATCCCAAGGACCCATATATTAACGAAACGTACTATCCAGAGGGACACGGAGGTTTATCAAAT GTTGGTAAAATGTCAGCGTACAAACTCGGACAGTTCTTCAGAGCAAGATACGACGAATTCTTAGGGCCGATTTACTCGAAAGACATCATTTGGTTCCGCGCTGACGAAATAGACAGAATCGTGATGACCGGAGAACTCGTGGCAGCTGGTCTATATCCGCCATACAAGGAACAAAT ATGGAATGACCATTTAAACTGGCAACCTATACCAGTGTGGGCGCCGCCGATGTCGACCGATTATCTCTATAACGGTATGTTCTGTGCAAACTTCAAGAAATGGAGAGACGAGGTAGAAACAACAGACGGCCGTTTACTCAAATTTGAACAGGATCACACggaaatttataaatacctGTCGGAACACACGGGGGCTAATATTACGCAGCGTAACACGTTCAATTTACGCCAAATATTGTATGCACAG agaGATATTGGCTTGGAATTACCTGAGTGGACGGAATCGGTTTTCCCGAATGGAAAATTAGACGAACTTGCCGTACAGGATATCCTTATTCGGACTCGGACTACGAAACTGAAACAATTAACAGGCG GTATATGgattcttgaatttttaaaacacgtcgatgattatttaaatcaGAACGATAAACGGAAAGCGTTTATGTATGCCGGTCATGAGTTAAATATTGCTAGTATTCTGGTCACATTGAAGAATTTCGATGACGAAATACCGTCGTACAGTAGCTCCCTGATGTTTGAGTTGCACGAGAATGATAATCAACATTATGTACAG ataTTGTACAGAAATAATGGCAAACTTCGAGCTCTCAACATCCCCGGATGTTCCACTGCCATGTGTCCGCTAGAAACGTTCAAGAATTTCGTAGCGCCAGTTCTACCTCAGAATCCAGCGGAGTTGTGTGGAAGTGCAGAAAAAAGTGTTTTAGGTGTGAAACAACAAAGTAATTATTga